From the genome of Clostridia bacterium, one region includes:
- a CDS encoding DMT family transporter codes for MQQKSNAIYYVYMFLVVGIWSVSPLVTKTFYDYYSATAYTLLCALISAVSFTLLSVKKLKMLDKQYFKVAIVTGACYSLATISQKIGLQYTTPAMYAFLENTSCIIVPLLMLFMFKQKPCKPVAFASVICLLGCFVLSGANFSGGLGMGEILCALAGFLYAGNIVGTGVYAKKMDAVLYLMIQQWVNVVLSALFMVCLHYIRPEGVALEYIHFSFDFKILLLAVLTNLIVSCVCWILRTITVTKLDVTVVTITMSTPAVLTTILSVCLGLDTVSWSLILGATLIFSAVLLSGLGETLSTKKN; via the coding sequence ATGCAACAAAAATCAAATGCCATATACTATGTGTATATGTTTCTGGTAGTGGGAATCTGGAGTGTATCGCCCCTTGTCACCAAAACCTTTTATGATTATTATTCCGCAACGGCATACACCCTTTTGTGTGCGCTCATTTCTGCGGTAAGCTTTACTTTATTGTCTGTCAAAAAATTGAAAATGTTAGACAAACAGTATTTTAAAGTGGCAATCGTAACAGGTGCCTGCTACTCTCTGGCAACCATTTCCCAAAAAATCGGTCTGCAATACACAACCCCTGCTATGTACGCATTTCTGGAAAATACCTCCTGCATCATCGTACCGCTCTTAATGCTTTTTATGTTCAAACAAAAGCCCTGCAAGCCGGTTGCGTTTGCAAGTGTCATCTGCCTTTTGGGTTGCTTTGTGTTAAGCGGTGCAAATTTCTCGGGCGGGCTTGGAATGGGTGAAATTCTTTGTGCCCTGGCAGGCTTTTTATACGCAGGTAATATCGTGGGTACAGGCGTATACGCCAAAAAAATGGATGCCGTTTTGTACCTGATGATTCAGCAATGGGTTAACGTTGTGCTGTCTGCGCTTTTTATGGTTTGCCTGCACTATATTCGTCCTGAGGGCGTGGCACTGGAATACATACACTTTTCCTTTGACTTTAAAATTTTATTGCTTGCAGTGCTGACCAACTTAATCGTAAGCTGTGTATGCTGGATTTTGCGCACCATAACGGTTACAAAACTGGATGTCACAGTGGTCACCATCACCATGTCCACTCCTGCGGTTTTGACCACAATCCTTTCGGTTTGCTTAGGCTTGGATACCGTAAGCTGGTCGCTGATTTTGGGCGCGACCTTAATTTTCAGCGCCGTCCTGCTCTCGGGTCTTGGCGAAACACTATCCACAAAGAAAAATTAA
- a CDS encoding homocysteine S-methyltransferase family protein produces MIFKDQYMFFDGGTGTVLQSMGLKPGEQPEAWNLSAPEKIIALHKAYIEAGANLIKTNTFGASPLKFGENFAEVVKAGVQNAKEAVKGTDTLVALDIGPTGKLLKPYGDLEFEDAVACFAEVVKAGKNADLILIETMNDSLETKAAVLAAKENSDLPIFVTCVYDETGKLMTGATPEAMVAMLEGLGVSAIGVNCSLGPVEMQGVVQKLVENASVPVIVNPNAGLPKLQNGETVFDITPIGFADAMETIANMGACILGGCCGTTPDHIRAMTERVKKMPFKAPVPKQKTVVSSYTHAVEIGQKPILIGERINPTGKPRLKEALREHKMDYILNEGLQQQEKKVHILDVNVGLPEIDEPSMMEETVKALQAVSDLPLQIDTSDFDALEKGMRCYNGKPMVNSVNGKQESMDKVFPLVKKYGGVVVALTLDETGIPKTVEGRLAIADKIYAEASKYGISPKDIVVDALAMTISSDTASALTTLETVRRLSALGRKTSLGVSNISFGLPNREAINSTFFGLAMENGLSAAIMNPHSEGMMQAYYSFCALHNLDANCTDYITYNADKTAPQATAKDTSETLKSAIIKGLKDSAGALCKSLLAEEMSAMDIIKEHIIPALDVAGKGFEQKTVFLPQLLMSAEAAKEAFEVVKSTMTKTASDKGKVIVATVEGDIHDIGKNIVKVLLENYGFDVLDLGKDVKAETVLEETKKHNVKLVGLSALMTTTVPAMEKTIKLLREQAPDVKVVVGGAVLTQEYADAMGADKYAKDAMETVRYAEELFSAV; encoded by the coding sequence ATGATTTTTAAAGACCAATATATGTTTTTTGACGGTGGAACGGGTACCGTGTTGCAGTCCATGGGCTTAAAGCCGGGCGAGCAACCCGAAGCCTGGAATTTATCCGCCCCCGAAAAAATTATCGCCCTGCATAAAGCCTATATCGAAGCAGGCGCAAATCTCATCAAAACCAACACTTTCGGTGCATCACCCTTAAAATTCGGCGAAAATTTTGCGGAAGTGGTAAAGGCAGGCGTACAAAACGCAAAGGAAGCGGTTAAAGGGACGGACACCTTGGTTGCTTTGGACATAGGTCCCACCGGAAAGCTGTTAAAGCCCTACGGCGATTTAGAGTTCGAGGACGCAGTTGCTTGCTTTGCAGAGGTTGTAAAGGCAGGAAAAAATGCCGACCTCATTTTAATCGAAACCATGAACGACAGCTTAGAAACCAAAGCAGCGGTGCTTGCGGCAAAGGAGAATTCTGATTTACCCATATTTGTCACCTGCGTGTATGACGAAACGGGCAAGCTCATGACGGGCGCAACACCTGAAGCCATGGTTGCCATGTTAGAGGGCTTGGGCGTTTCTGCCATCGGTGTAAACTGCAGCTTAGGTCCTGTGGAAATGCAGGGCGTTGTGCAAAAATTAGTTGAAAACGCCTCTGTTCCCGTTATTGTAAACCCCAACGCAGGTCTACCAAAGCTTCAAAACGGTGAAACGGTGTTTGATATCACCCCAATAGGGTTTGCAGATGCCATGGAAACCATAGCAAACATGGGCGCATGCATTTTAGGCGGTTGTTGCGGTACAACCCCCGACCATATCCGTGCTATGACAGAACGCGTGAAGAAAATGCCCTTCAAAGCCCCCGTACCCAAACAAAAAACGGTGGTGTCCTCCTATACCCATGCGGTAGAAATCGGGCAAAAACCCATTTTGATTGGTGAACGCATCAACCCCACCGGTAAACCACGCTTAAAAGAAGCTCTCCGAGAGCATAAAATGGATTATATCTTAAACGAGGGCTTACAGCAACAGGAAAAAAAGGTCCACATTTTAGACGTCAATGTGGGACTTCCCGAAATAGACGAGCCGTCCATGATGGAAGAGACGGTTAAAGCTCTGCAGGCGGTGTCCGACCTGCCTCTGCAGATTGATACCTCCGATTTTGATGCCTTAGAGAAAGGTATGCGTTGCTATAACGGCAAACCCATGGTGAACTCGGTAAACGGCAAGCAGGAGAGCATGGATAAAGTGTTCCCGCTGGTGAAAAAATACGGCGGTGTGGTGGTTGCCCTGACCTTAGACGAAACGGGCATCCCGAAAACGGTCGAGGGCAGACTTGCCATCGCAGATAAAATCTACGCAGAAGCGTCTAAATACGGCATTTCCCCAAAAGACATTGTGGTGGATGCCCTTGCCATGACCATAAGCTCGGATACCGCTTCGGCACTTACCACCTTAGAAACTGTAAGGAGGCTTTCTGCCCTGGGCAGAAAAACAAGCCTTGGCGTTTCCAATATTTCGTTCGGCTTACCCAACCGTGAAGCCATTAACAGCACCTTTTTCGGGCTTGCCATGGAAAACGGCTTGTCGGCTGCCATTATGAATCCCCATTCCGAGGGCATGATGCAGGCATACTACAGCTTTTGTGCATTGCATAACCTAGATGCAAACTGCACCGACTATATTACCTATAACGCAGACAAAACTGCACCCCAGGCGACCGCCAAAGACACGTCGGAAACCTTGAAAAGTGCCATCATCAAAGGTTTAAAAGACAGTGCAGGTGCGCTTTGCAAAAGCCTCTTAGCTGAAGAAATGTCTGCCATGGATATCATCAAAGAGCATATCATTCCGGCTTTGGATGTGGCAGGCAAAGGCTTTGAACAAAAAACGGTCTTTCTGCCCCAGCTTTTAATGAGTGCCGAAGCGGCAAAGGAAGCCTTTGAGGTGGTAAAATCTACCATGACCAAGACCGCTTCCGACAAAGGCAAAGTGATTGTGGCAACGGTAGAGGGCGATATCCATGATATCGGTAAAAATATTGTAAAAGTTCTTTTGGAAAACTACGGCTTTGACGTGTTGGACTTAGGTAAAGATGTAAAAGCCGAAACGGTGCTTGAAGAAACCAAAAAACACAACGTAAAATTAGTGGGCTTAAGTGCGCTGATGACCACCACCGTCCCGGCTATGGAAAAGACCATTAAGCTTCTCCGTGAGCAGGCTCCCGATGTTAAAGTGGTAGTCGGCGGTGCGGTGCTTACTCAGGAATACGCCGATGCCATGGGTGCCGACAAATACGCAAAGGATGCCATGGAAACGGTACGCTATGCCGAAGAACTGTTTTCTGCAGTGTAA
- a CDS encoding aconitate hydratase, which yields MGLTLTEKILKNHVVDGEFKKGNEIGIRIDQTLTQDATGTMAYLEFEAIGIPRVKTEKSVAYIDHNTLQSGFENADDHRFIGSVCKKHGIYFSRPGNGICHQVHLERFGIPGKTLIGSDSHTPTGGGIGMIAIGAGGLDVAVAMGGGAYYITYPKIVKVNLTGKLSPWCAAKDVILEVLKRLSVKGGVGKVIEYCGEGVKTLSVPERATITNMGAELGATTSIFPSDDVTKAFLKAQKREQDFVPLCADEDAEYDEFVEINLSEIEPAAACPHSPDAVKPLSEIGEMKIDQVCIGSCTNSSLLDMLKVAHILKGKTVHPDVSLSIAPGSKQVLNMLAENGALAIMIAAGARILESACGPCIGMGQAPNSKGISLRTFNRNFEGRSGTKDGQIYLVSPEVAAVSAITGVLTDPRTLGDMPAFELPEEFLINDNMVEPPVAEADMDSVEVLRGPNIKPFPKTEPLSDVIACDCSLKVGDNITTDHIMPAGAKILPLRSNIPAISKHCFTVCDEAFPERAENLGKSIIVGGANYGQGSSREHAALAPLHLGVKAVLTKSFARIHRANLVNAGILPLEFACEADYEKIAQGDSIEMKDLIETVKNGKDFILTNKTNGAEIVLKCDLSDRQKDIILAGGLLAYTKMKG from the coding sequence ATGGGTCTTACATTAACTGAAAAAATCCTTAAAAACCATGTAGTGGACGGGGAATTCAAAAAAGGCAACGAAATCGGTATCCGTATCGACCAGACCTTAACCCAGGACGCTACAGGCACCATGGCATACTTAGAATTTGAAGCCATCGGAATTCCGCGTGTCAAAACCGAAAAATCGGTTGCATATATTGACCATAACACCCTGCAGTCCGGCTTTGAAAATGCAGACGACCACCGTTTTATCGGCTCGGTTTGCAAAAAGCACGGCATTTACTTTTCACGTCCCGGTAACGGCATCTGCCATCAGGTGCATTTAGAGCGCTTCGGCATCCCGGGCAAAACCTTAATCGGCTCGGACAGCCATACCCCCACAGGTGGCGGTATCGGTATGATTGCCATCGGTGCAGGCGGTTTGGACGTTGCGGTTGCTATGGGTGGCGGTGCATATTACATCACCTATCCCAAAATCGTAAAAGTAAATTTAACTGGAAAATTATCTCCCTGGTGTGCCGCAAAGGACGTTATTTTAGAAGTGTTAAAACGCCTTTCTGTTAAAGGTGGCGTAGGTAAGGTTATCGAATATTGCGGTGAGGGTGTAAAAACCTTGTCTGTTCCCGAGCGTGCAACCATCACCAACATGGGCGCAGAGCTTGGTGCAACCACCTCCATCTTCCCCTCGGACGATGTAACAAAGGCATTCTTAAAAGCCCAGAAGAGAGAGCAGGATTTTGTTCCTCTTTGCGCAGACGAGGATGCAGAATATGACGAATTTGTAGAAATCAACCTTTCCGAAATCGAGCCTGCGGCAGCTTGCCCCCATTCTCCCGATGCGGTAAAACCCCTTTCCGAAATCGGCGAAATGAAAATTGACCAGGTTTGTATCGGCTCTTGTACCAACAGCTCGCTGCTTGATATGTTAAAGGTTGCCCACATCTTAAAGGGCAAAACGGTACACCCCGATGTGTCTTTGTCCATTGCCCCCGGCTCTAAGCAGGTATTAAATATGCTTGCAGAAAACGGTGCCCTTGCCATTATGATTGCGGCAGGTGCAAGAATATTAGAAAGTGCCTGCGGTCCCTGCATCGGTATGGGTCAGGCACCAAACTCCAAAGGTATTTCCCTTAGAACCTTCAACCGTAACTTTGAGGGCCGTTCGGGTACAAAAGACGGTCAGATTTATCTGGTTTCCCCCGAGGTTGCGGCAGTATCTGCCATCACCGGCGTTTTAACCGATCCCCGTACCTTAGGGGATATGCCCGCATTTGAATTGCCCGAAGAATTTTTAATTAACGATAACATGGTAGAACCGCCCGTAGCGGAAGCGGATATGGATTCTGTGGAAGTGCTCCGCGGTCCCAACATCAAGCCGTTCCCCAAAACCGAACCGCTTTCTGATGTAATCGCTTGCGATTGCTCCTTAAAGGTTGGGGACAACATCACCACCGACCATATCATGCCCGCAGGCGCAAAGATTTTGCCCCTCCGTTCCAACATTCCTGCCATTTCCAAGCATTGCTTCACTGTTTGCGACGAAGCATTCCCCGAAAGAGCAGAAAATTTGGGCAAGAGCATTATTGTAGGCGGTGCCAACTACGGTCAGGGCTCATCCCGTGAACACGCGGCACTTGCGCCTCTGCATCTTGGCGTAAAGGCGGTACTCACAAAATCCTTTGCAAGAATCCACAGAGCAAACCTGGTAAACGCAGGCATTTTGCCTTTGGAATTTGCTTGTGAAGCGGATTATGAAAAAATCGCCCAGGGCGACAGCATTGAAATGAAAGATTTGATTGAAACCGTGAAAAACGGCAAAGATTTTATCTTAACCAATAAAACCAACGGTGCGGAAATTGTGTTGAAATGCGACCTTTCCGACCGTCAGAAGGATATTATTTTGGCAGGCGGTTTGCTGGCTTATACAAAAATGAAAGGATAA
- a CDS encoding Vitamin B12 dependent methionine synthase activation subunit, giving the protein MIFVIDSVPVDKREVARYLGYGKTNPDTATDGLIDKMIKTLSPSAKVWSMESPVTVSGASVSLDGLCFESQSLAQNLKGCEKAVVFGATLGIAFDRLLQRTEILSPAEAAVLQAVGTAAIESACDIFCERLGKTRPRFSPGYGDLPLTAQKDLFKVLDLPRRLGVTLTESLLMVPTKSVTAIVGMGETKCESGCATCTHPCVFRKEE; this is encoded by the coding sequence ATGATTTTTGTAATAGATTCTGTGCCGGTGGACAAAAGGGAAGTGGCCCGCTACTTAGGCTACGGCAAAACAAACCCCGATACCGCAACCGACGGACTGATAGATAAAATGATCAAAACCCTTTCCCCTTCTGCAAAGGTTTGGAGCATGGAAAGTCCCGTGACCGTTTCAGGGGCTTCCGTTTCTCTTGACGGCTTGTGCTTTGAAAGTCAAAGCCTTGCGCAAAATTTAAAGGGTTGCGAAAAGGCTGTAGTGTTCGGTGCAACCTTAGGCATTGCTTTTGACCGCCTTTTGCAGCGCACCGAAATTTTATCCCCTGCTGAAGCTGCTGTTTTGCAGGCAGTGGGAACGGCTGCCATTGAATCGGCTTGCGATATATTTTGCGAACGCTTAGGCAAAACCCGTCCGCGGTTCAGTCCCGGCTACGGGGATTTACCCCTTACAGCACAAAAAGACCTTTTTAAGGTGCTGGATTTACCCAGACGTTTAGGGGTTACCTTAACCGAAAGTCTGCTTATGGTGCCCACCAAATCGGTGACCGCCATTGTGGGAATGGGAGAAACCAAATGTGAATCGGGCTGTGCAACCTGCACCCACCCCTGCGTATTCAGAAAAGAGGAATAA